One Pseudoalteromonas espejiana DSM 9414 DNA window includes the following coding sequences:
- a CDS encoding MBL fold metallo-hydrolase: MKKFFIPTVLFTSLIALPVMAKNTPLTAQDYVDKGMQYAQEFPGLTSLCDIQNPLRDLTKRVRSNNESKKRSKASAKKRRSSIEPTQVFDNLYYVGTGGVASWVIKTSQGLIVVDALNNNEQAKNYIEEGLLKLGLDPNDIKYLIISHGHGDHYGGQEYLVDKYKPRVVMSEVEWLRLEQPKLDFESPRWGKRPTRDISTKEADTITLGDTSIGVHLTPGHTPGTVSLLFPVYDNGKKHMLSLWGGTGLNYGPDLQRIAAYSEAAKRFGDIAVKAGVDVFISNHPKRDGSFERIKQLNKRPDNAPHPFVIGTEQASHGFSMLSDCTYAQVLKIESQLK, translated from the coding sequence ATGAAAAAGTTTTTTATACCAACGGTATTATTTACTAGCTTAATAGCGCTACCTGTTATGGCTAAAAATACGCCATTAACAGCGCAAGATTATGTCGATAAAGGCATGCAATACGCGCAAGAGTTTCCCGGGTTAACAAGTTTATGCGATATACAAAACCCTTTAAGAGATTTAACTAAACGTGTTCGCAGTAACAATGAGAGTAAAAAACGTAGTAAAGCATCTGCTAAAAAGCGCCGCTCATCAATAGAGCCAACACAGGTATTTGATAACCTTTATTATGTAGGTACCGGTGGAGTAGCAAGTTGGGTGATTAAAACATCTCAAGGGCTTATTGTTGTTGATGCACTTAATAATAACGAGCAAGCAAAAAACTACATTGAAGAAGGTTTGCTAAAACTGGGTTTAGACCCTAATGATATTAAGTATTTAATTATTAGCCATGGGCATGGCGATCATTATGGTGGGCAAGAGTACTTAGTTGATAAATACAAACCGCGTGTAGTAATGAGCGAAGTTGAGTGGCTGCGCTTAGAACAACCCAAGCTCGATTTTGAAAGCCCACGTTGGGGCAAACGACCAACACGAGATATAAGCACAAAAGAGGCCGATACCATTACGCTTGGCGACACTAGTATTGGCGTTCACTTAACACCTGGGCACACGCCTGGCACTGTGTCTTTGTTATTTCCCGTGTACGATAACGGCAAAAAACATATGCTCAGTCTATGGGGTGGAACTGGCCTTAATTATGGCCCCGATTTACAACGTATTGCAGCTTATAGCGAAGCCGCAAAACGCTTTGGCGATATTGCCGTTAAAGCAGGTGTTGATGTATTTATATCAAACCACCCTAAGCGCGATGGCTCGTTTGAGCGTATTAAGCAATTAAATAAAAGACCCGATAATGCACCACACCCGTTTGTGATTGGTACCGAGCAAGCCTCGCATGGTTTTTCTATGTTAAGCGATTGCACCTACGCGCAGGTTTTAAAAATTGAGTCTCAGCTAAAGTAA
- a CDS encoding TonB-dependent receptor domain-containing protein, which yields MTLKTTLVLPLIAVAPLYTLANVNNDIETIVVTASGFEQTLAQAPASITLISRKQLENRAYKDLTDALNDVAGVTVTGGGSRQDISVRGMPAQYTAILVDGKKQSGRESQPSGSGGFEQDWLPPLDAIERIEVVRGPMSTLYGSDAIGGVINVITRKSYENWHANLRVETTQQSNSDSGDEYQGQIYVAGPLIKDLLSINLSALYQEREEDAIERGYGEKELTSYSGTLHLTATKQDVVSFEYSEHDQKRSSTSGLSLPSRNSSTETNNNRRSMSLSHKGDYNWGAAHSYIQQESVENEGREITIDNTLANTQWSIALNNHHVTIGGAFEQEKLNDKTTNAASITEIDNKQWSVFSEDEWSFHPDFTLTAGLRLDDNEQFDSHFSPRLYGVWNINSQWTFKSGIATGYRAPDLRELSPNWVQTSRGGDLFGNAELEPETSVSKEAALYFANNTFQTNVTLFHNSFKDKINTVLCPITVCGDETDRYNINIDKAVTYGAELNIEAQLSTDIMLSSSYSYTFSEQRSGDNKGQPLTQIPEHLASLNINWDINNALNAWARTNYRSKESEPASVTSRLTSAPSITTTDLGSAWKINDNVKVMFGIYNLFNKSTTYDEYGYVEDGRRYWFAIDTKL from the coding sequence ATGACTCTGAAAACCACTTTAGTACTACCTCTAATTGCTGTAGCGCCGTTATACACTTTAGCAAATGTAAACAACGATATAGAAACAATTGTTGTAACCGCCTCTGGTTTTGAACAAACCTTAGCGCAAGCGCCAGCTTCTATTACTTTAATTAGTAGAAAGCAGCTTGAAAACCGCGCTTATAAAGACTTAACCGATGCGCTTAACGATGTTGCAGGGGTTACGGTTACAGGTGGTGGTTCACGACAAGATATAAGTGTACGTGGCATGCCAGCGCAGTATACGGCCATTTTAGTCGATGGTAAAAAACAATCAGGGCGCGAGTCGCAGCCAAGTGGTAGCGGTGGGTTTGAACAAGATTGGCTACCGCCACTTGATGCTATTGAACGAATTGAAGTTGTGCGCGGACCTATGTCTACGCTTTATGGATCTGATGCAATTGGCGGTGTAATTAATGTTATTACTCGTAAAAGCTATGAAAATTGGCACGCAAACTTGCGTGTTGAAACAACACAACAAAGTAATAGCGATTCTGGCGATGAATACCAAGGCCAAATATATGTAGCAGGGCCATTGATTAAAGACTTACTGAGCATTAATTTATCGGCTCTTTACCAAGAACGAGAAGAAGATGCCATTGAGCGTGGCTACGGTGAAAAAGAGTTAACAAGCTACAGCGGTACGTTGCATTTAACCGCAACCAAACAAGATGTAGTATCGTTTGAATACAGTGAACATGATCAAAAGCGTAGTTCTACCTCTGGGTTATCATTACCTAGTCGTAATAGCTCAACAGAAACAAATAACAACCGTCGTTCAATGTCTTTATCGCACAAAGGTGATTATAACTGGGGAGCCGCGCATTCTTATATTCAACAAGAGAGCGTTGAAAACGAGGGTCGCGAAATTACCATAGATAACACATTAGCAAATACACAATGGTCAATAGCGCTTAATAACCACCATGTAACAATAGGCGGTGCGTTTGAACAAGAAAAACTAAATGATAAAACCACTAATGCGGCCTCAATTACAGAAATAGATAACAAGCAATGGTCTGTATTTAGTGAAGATGAGTGGAGCTTTCACCCCGATTTTACCCTCACAGCTGGGCTACGTTTAGACGATAACGAGCAGTTTGATTCGCATTTTAGCCCTAGACTTTACGGTGTGTGGAATATTAACTCACAGTGGACATTTAAATCGGGCATAGCCACAGGCTACAGAGCCCCCGATTTACGCGAGCTAAGCCCTAATTGGGTGCAAACGAGTCGTGGTGGTGATTTATTTGGTAATGCAGAATTAGAGCCTGAAACATCAGTGAGCAAAGAAGCAGCGCTTTATTTTGCTAACAATACATTTCAAACTAATGTGACGCTTTTTCATAACAGCTTTAAAGATAAAATTAACACCGTTTTATGCCCAATTACTGTGTGTGGCGATGAAACTGACCGCTACAATATAAACATTGATAAAGCCGTTACTTATGGTGCTGAGCTAAATATAGAGGCTCAGTTAAGTACAGATATTATGCTTTCATCAAGCTACAGCTACACATTTTCTGAGCAACGCAGTGGCGATAACAAAGGCCAACCGCTTACTCAAATTCCTGAACATTTGGCATCGCTGAATATTAATTGGGATATAAACAACGCTTTAAATGCTTGGGCTCGCACTAATTACCGCAGTAAAGAAAGCGAACCGGCCTCTGTTACAAGTCGTTTAACGTCTGCTCCATCAATTACCACAACCGATTTAGGGAGTGCGTGGAAAATAAATGATAACGTTAAAGTTATGTTTGGAATTTATAACCTGTTTAACAAATCAACAACCTACGATGAATACGGTTATGTAGAAGATGGCCGGCGTTATTGGTTCGCTATTGATACAAAACTTTAA